The genome window CAGTGGTCAGGACTGCGGTCCAAGGCAATCCCTGCGCGTGAATACTGACGAGGGTCCAGTATTTATCGAACTCTGGCCCGGAAATCTCGTGTTCATCGCTCACACGTTCGACGAGCAAACCGTCAGCCGCTTGCGGCAGACTGTGTTGAAGCCGACCAGCACGCCTGCGCCGTCGAGCACCGCCGAGCTCAGCCTCAGGCTGTACGAGCTGCCCGCATTTCGCGCCTTCCAGCAAGAGCTTTGGCGGGAAGTGGTTGAGAAGCTCAACCAGGAACGGTGAGGGAGAGTATTCGCGGGAAAATCTTCGCGCCGTCTTGCGGCTTCACTCTGTGATGCTGAGCGGCGCAATATCCAGCCAGTATTTAGAATGGTCCACGGAGGATGGATCCATGTCCGAACTGGCTGCCAAGAGTTGCGTTCCCTGCCGCGGAGGCGTGCCCCCGCTGGCTGGGGAGGAGCTGAACAAGTTGCACAAGCAAGTATCGCAATGGCAGGTGGTCGAAGGTCATCACCTCAAGCGCGCTTTCACCTTTCCCGACTTCCGCCAGGCTCTCGATTTCACCAACCGTGTCGGCGAAATCGCCGAACGCGAAGGCCATCATCCCGACATCTGCCTCTCCTGGGGTAAAGCTGAGATCACCATCTGGACCCACAAAATTAATGGGCTGACGGAAAGCGATTTCATCCTCGCAGCCAAGATCGATCAGATCCGGTAGGTTTGCCAGCTCTGTTTTCCCTTGTCATCACGAGGCCCCCACGGCGGCCGAGGGATCTGCAGTTCTTCAGTCGGCAGTACGCCAAACATTCCTATTTCGTTGGTGTAACTGTGACAGGATGGATCCGCAACAGAGAAAAATTCGGGGGACAAGCTCACACATGCCCATTCCCCCGCGCCTTATCGCGCACCTTCAGTGTGCGGCGCACCCGAGGCAGCAGAGCCGTGTAGTACTCGATCAGTGCGGTCACCCGCTGCGGCTCGGAGCGCATGCCGAGAAGCGTCTGCTTGAAGTCCAGATCCAGGGGCAACATCCCGGCGATGTGGAACGAAATTTGGGGTTCGTCCACTTCAGGAGCCTCCGCCGACTCCGCCCCGGCTAAAGCCAGCAGCTCCTGGTGCATGGTGAGCAACTTCTCCACGTCCGAAGGCGGGGGGTTGCCGGGATCATCGTCAAAATAGCGAACCTCCGCCTGCAAGAACGATCTCTCCTCGTTGACCTGCATAATCTCGAAGCGTTGGCGTCCCTCGGCCACGATATCCATGCGGCCATCCTCGTATTTCTTGGTGACCTCCATGATCTCGGCTGTGCAGCCCAGCTCGGCCAGCGAGTTCTCTTTGGCGCGCACCAGGCCGAAAGGCTTGTTCCCAGCCAGAGCCTCCCCGATCATCTCCTTGTAGCGAGGCTCGAAGATATGCAGTGGAAGCGGCGCCCCGGGCAACAACACCATATCCAATGGAAACAGCGGCAGCAGACTCACAAGCAGATTGTACGACAGACCCCGAAGCTGGGCGGGACACACAAATAGTGGCACCTGCGTTAGCATGGTTGCCATGAATGTGGTACTCGTCTCGACCTACGAGTTGGGACACCAGCCTTTCGGACTTGCTTCGCCAGCGGCATGGCTGCGCCACGACGGTGCCCGCGTGACCTGCCTCGATCTCTCGCAGCAGGCATTGAAGGACAATGAGGAATGCCTGCGCAATGCAGATCTGATTGCTTTCTATCTGCCGATGCACACCGCCACCCGCGTCGCCCTGTACGCTATCAGCCGCGTTCGCAGCCTGAATCCGCGCGCGCATCTGTGCGCCTACGGCCTCTACGCGCCCTTAAATTCAGATCAACTCCGCGAGCTTGGGATCCAGAGCATCTTCGGCGGCGAATTCGAAGCGCCATTGGCTGCTTTTGTCAGCAAGCTGATGCGTCACGAGGGCAACGGCACCGACACGAGTTCCTCGGCTTCGATTTCCCTCGACCGTCAGCAGTTTCTCGTCCCAGACCGCTCCAGATTTCCGCGCCTGAACAAATACGCAAAATTGATGCTGCCCGGTGGACGAGAGAGAGTCGTGGGCTACACCGAAGCCAGCCGCGGGTGCAAGCACCTTTGCCGGCATTGCCCGGTCGTCCCGGTTTACAACGGCGTGTTTCGCATCGTGCAGCGCGATGTGGTGCTGGCAGACATACGGCAGCAAGTTGAGGCTGGAGCCGAGCACATTTCTTTCGGTGATCCCGACTTCTTCAACGGTATCGGACACTCACTGGGAATCGTGCGCGCACTTCACACCGAGTTTCCCACTCTGAGCTACGACGTGACCATCAAGATCGAGCACCTCCTCACGCACGCGGAGCATCTCTCCACCCTGCGCGAGACCGGCTGTGCTTTCGTGGTCAGCGCCGTCGAGTCATTTGACGATAACGTTCTCCGCCTGCTCGATAAGGGGCACACCCGCGCGGATTTTGTGGAAGTATTGAAGCTCATGCGCGAGATCGGTGTTCCGCTCTCGCCCACTTTCGTTGCCTTCACTCCCTGGATTTCGCTGGCCGGATATGAGGACTTTCTGCTCACCCTCGCTGAGCTCGACCTGATAGAAAACGTCCAGCCGATTCAGCTTGCGATACAGCTGCTGATTCCCTCCGGATCGCGCTTGCTTAAACTGCAGGAAGTACGCGACCTGATCGGGCCATTCGACCACGCTGCACTTTGCTATCGTTGGCTACACAGCGATGCCAGAGTCGATCTGTTGCAGCAACAATTGGAGGCATTCCTGCAGCAGTCGCGCAAGTGGGGAATGCCACGTCGAGCCATATTCGAGCACGCGTGGAGCTTGCTGCAATCCTTCCGCAGGAACGAACGTGCGGCTGATTCGAGAGAGCCTGCGCTGCCTCCGATGGCGGCGCGGACAACAATTCCTTACCTCACCGAGCCCTGGTACTGTTGAGCTGAGCCCACCACGGGGCAGTTGGCCCCGTTCTGATTCTCCCTGTCATACTCGCAGCCATGGCGCGTAAGCAAATCATCTGCCTCACGCGGCGCATGAAGGATGAAGATCCGCACCGCCACATCTCCCACCTGGGCATTGGAGACGAGAACGGCTGGTCTGAAGTTCTGATGGCGGAAGAAGTGATCTGGCAGCTCAAATCAGAATCGGGCGATCGTTATTTTCTGCGTGGCCGCGACGGCTGGGAAGCTGACGTGAAGCTGGGAAAGTGTCCTTTCTGCTCCGCGGACCACGTGTTTCTATGCTCTGCCCCGGATCTGACGGCTACAGACAAACTGCTGACACTGCCCGTGTGCGGCTGAATATCATCTATTCGTCATGCTGAGCGATGCGCCCGCTTTTGCTTTTCGACCCCGCGATTCTTGCGGGTCGCGGGCGCAGAGTCGAAGGACCTCGCGTTTGTTCCTACCGCTGAATGCCTGTTCCGGGACGACCAAACCACCCCAAGAATAGGGGCCTGATTCTCTAAGTCAGGCCCCACCCCTGGCATGGGGTTCAGAACTACTCTTCTTCCTGTCGCAGCTTTGCGATCACGCCAAAATCTTCCAGCGTGGTGGTGTCGCCCTTGACGTCGCCGCTGGTGGCCAACTCGCGCAGCAGGCGGCGCATAATCTTGCCGCTGCGTGTCTTCGGCAGAACATCGGTGAAGCGGATGTCGTCCGGTCGCGCCAGCGCTCCGATTTCCTTCACCACCCACTGCCGCAGCTCTTCTTTTAGCTGCGGACTGGGTGTCTGGCCGCCCTCGAGCGTCACAAAGGCGGCGATCGCTTGTCCTTTGACTTCGTCTGGGCGTCCCACGCAGGCCGCCTCCGCCACCATGGGATGCGCTACCAACGCCGACTCCACCTCCATGGTGCTCAGCCGGTGACCGGAAACATTGATCACGTCATCCACACGGCCCATGATCCAGAAGTAGCCGTCCTTGTCGCGCCGCGCGCCATCGCCCGTAAAGTACGTGCCCGGAATCTGCGACCAATACTGGCGGACATAGCGGTCAGCATCACCCCAAACCGTGCGCAACATCGCTGGCCACGGCTTACGGATCACAAGGTAGCCACCCGAACCCGCCGGCACCGGCTTGCCATCCATGGTCACTACTTCGGGGATCACCCCGGGGAAAGGCTTGGTAGCCGATCCCGGCTTCGTGGCGATCGCCCCTGCCAACGGGGTGATCATGATCATTCCGGTTTCCGTCTGCCACCACGTATCGACAATCGGGCAGCGGTTGCGCCCGATCACTTCCCGGTACCACATCCAGGCTTCCGGATTGATGGGCTCGCCCACGGTACCCAGCAGGCGCAGGCTGTCCATCTTGTGTTTTCCCGGCCACGACTCGCCCCACTTGATGAACGTGCGGATTGCCGTCGGAGCCGTATAAAACACGTTCACCTTGTGGCGGTCGATGATGCTCCAGAAGCGGTCCGGCTCGGGGAAGTTAGGTGCGCCCTCATACATCACCGAGGTCGCACCGTTCTGCAGCGGGCCGTAGACGATATAGCTATGCCCGGTGACCCAGCCGATATCGGCGGTGCACCAGTAAACATCTTCCTCTTTAAGATCGAAAACCCACTTGCAGGTGAGATAAGTACCGACGGAATAGCCGCCCGTTGTGTGCACGACGCCTTTCGGCTTTCCTGTCGTACCGGAAGTGTAAAGGATGTAGAGCGGATGCTC of Terriglobales bacterium contains these proteins:
- a CDS encoding 4a-hydroxytetrahydrobiopterin dehydratase; protein product: MSELAAKSCVPCRGGVPPLAGEELNKLHKQVSQWQVVEGHHLKRAFTFPDFRQALDFTNRVGEIAEREGHHPDICLSWGKAEITIWTHKINGLTESDFILAAKIDQIR
- a CDS encoding LON peptidase substrate-binding domain-containing protein yields the protein MATMLTQVPLFVCPAQLRGLSYNLLVSLLPLFPLDMVLLPGAPLPLHIFEPRYKEMIGEALAGNKPFGLVRAKENSLAELGCTAEIMEVTKKYEDGRMDIVAEGRQRFEIMQVNEERSFLQAEVRYFDDDPGNPPPSDVEKLLTMHQELLALAGAESAEAPEVDEPQISFHIAGMLPLDLDFKQTLLGMRSEPQRVTALIEYYTALLPRVRRTLKVRDKARGNGHV
- a CDS encoding CUAEP/CCAEP-tail radical SAM protein; translation: MNVVLVSTYELGHQPFGLASPAAWLRHDGARVTCLDLSQQALKDNEECLRNADLIAFYLPMHTATRVALYAISRVRSLNPRAHLCAYGLYAPLNSDQLRELGIQSIFGGEFEAPLAAFVSKLMRHEGNGTDTSSSASISLDRQQFLVPDRSRFPRLNKYAKLMLPGGRERVVGYTEASRGCKHLCRHCPVVPVYNGVFRIVQRDVVLADIRQQVEAGAEHISFGDPDFFNGIGHSLGIVRALHTEFPTLSYDVTIKIEHLLTHAEHLSTLRETGCAFVVSAVESFDDNVLRLLDKGHTRADFVEVLKLMREIGVPLSPTFVAFTPWISLAGYEDFLLTLAELDLIENVQPIQLAIQLLIPSGSRLLKLQEVRDLIGPFDHAALCYRWLHSDARVDLLQQQLEAFLQQSRKWGMPRRAIFEHAWSLLQSFRRNERAADSREPALPPMAARTTIPYLTEPWYC
- the acs gene encoding acetate--CoA ligase → MAQETITSPQQSIDSVLQEARTFEPPAEFRQKAHIRSLEDYERLYKEASEDPEKFWGNIARELHWFKPWTKVLEWNAPWAKWFVGGEINLSFNCLDRNVKGGRANKTALLWEGEPGEIRTLTYAQLLTEVSKFANVLKSLGIQKGDRVAIYMGMTPELPVAMLACARIGAIHSVVFGGFSSNALVDRINDATAVAVITQDGSYRRGNEVKLKPAVDEALDSCPSVKHVIVYQRTKTPVTMKAGRDHWWHDLMSKASDKCDATPVDAEHPLYILYTSGTTGKPKGVVHTTGGYSVGTYLTCKWVFDLKEEDVYWCTADIGWVTGHSYIVYGPLQNGATSVMYEGAPNFPEPDRFWSIIDRHKVNVFYTAPTAIRTFIKWGESWPGKHKMDSLRLLGTVGEPINPEAWMWYREVIGRNRCPIVDTWWQTETGMIMITPLAGAIATKPGSATKPFPGVIPEVVTMDGKPVPAGSGGYLVIRKPWPAMLRTVWGDADRYVRQYWSQIPGTYFTGDGARRDKDGYFWIMGRVDDVINVSGHRLSTMEVESALVAHPMVAEAACVGRPDEVKGQAIAAFVTLEGGQTPSPQLKEELRQWVVKEIGALARPDDIRFTDVLPKTRSGKIMRRLLRELATSGDVKGDTTTLEDFGVIAKLRQEEE